The following are from one region of the Vulpes vulpes isolate BD-2025 chromosome 14, VulVul3, whole genome shotgun sequence genome:
- the ARHGAP40 gene encoding LOW QUALITY PROTEIN: rho GTPase-activating protein 40 (The sequence of the model RefSeq protein was modified relative to this genomic sequence to represent the inferred CDS: inserted 5 bases in 4 codons; deleted 6 bases in 3 codons; substituted 4 bases at 4 genomic stop codons): protein MPAIFKRIAKQLKKPNCVPAWGTKQIRRSFLNNSLVESSSTDSIXMEVERIQXRDEPKQENSSRGEGQLPLGGGAKSQWLQDTGLSDLLGGQGLDSEHQGLPYTLTPTQEVAVCCRLDIYVCSTGRQHKAPVRDVRDIFGFFSSMKFRIPKGRFGLTWTGDLSLQDVQKIPALALMELSTIPLIALCGLWLRLKRNKAGKWKATETWLFRVPLDVLLEADRKALPSTWFYWSFKLCCPILEKRGLDTEGIXRVPGSQARVKGTEQNLGRDFYSGLFSXDKVHXQDVSDVLKRFTRELLEALLTAAFLPAFPVMPNSPDLKQYLQALHLLSXILPEPSRHALSALLKFFRKEVAXEPSKKMTLKNISMVMPPNFLXPKLPKGKEKHLADGVAEVVQMCVHYQDLLWTPKVAKIQVAWPITDPLEVPLTPSTELACVPRRFTECFSPGSQGQEGSEDTNSLPSVHRPVKATDILLWEVGRNISEHHLASGAYPLDLYHANPCGEWVIQQSLT, encoded by the exons ATGCCGGCAATTTTCAAGCGAATCGCAAAACAGCTAAAGAAACCAAACTGTGTGCCAGCATGGGGGACCAAACAGATTCGCAGGAG ttttttaaataatagcttgGTGGAAAGCTCGTCCACGGACAGCATTTAGATGGAGGTGGAGCGGATCCAATAGAGAGATGAGCCGAAGCAAGAGAACAGCAGCAGGGGTGAAGGCCAGCTCCCACTAG GAGGAGGAGCCAAATCCCAGTGGCTGCAGGACACAGGCTTGTCAGACCTCCTCGGTGGCCAGGGCTTGGACAGTGAGCACCAGGGGCTCCCATACACCCTGACACCAACCCAGGAGGTTGCTGTGTGCTGCCGGCTGGACATCTATGTCTGCTCAACCGGAAGACAACACAAGGCACCTGTCAGAGATGTCAGGGACATCTTTGGCTTCTTCAGCTCAATG AAGTTTAGGATTCCCAAAGGCAGATTTGGCCTGACCTGGACAGGAGACTTGTCCCTGCAGGATGTGCAGAAGATCCCTGCTCTGGCCCTCATGGAGCTCAGCACAATCCCCCTGATT GCTCTGTGTGGTCTGTGGCTCAGACTGAAGAGGAACAAGGCAGGGAAGTGGAAGGCAACAG AAACGTGGCTTTTCAGGGTGCCCCTTGATGTCCTGCTAGAAGCTGATCGCAAAGCCCTCCCAAGCACCTGGTTCTACTGGTCCTTCAAGCT CTGCTGTCCTATTTTGGAAAAGAGAGGGCTGGACACAGAAGGCAT CAGGGTGCCCGGATCCCAGGCCAGGGTCAAG GGGACGGAACAAAACCTGGGGAGAGATTTCTACTCTGGCCTTTTTAGCTGAGACAAGGTTC CCCAAGATGTATCCGATGTGCTCAAAAGGTTCACCCGGGAACTGCTGGAGGCTCTGCTCACTGCTGCATTCCTCCCGGCCTTCCCTGTGATGC caaacAGCCCCGACCTGAAGCAGTACCTGCAGGCCCTCCACCTGCTCA CGATCCTCCCAGAACCCAGCAGACATGCCCTGAGC GCACTCCTGAAATTCTTCAGGAAGGAGGTGGCCTGAGAGCCAAGCAAGAAGATGACTCTAAAGAACATTTCCATGGTGATGCCCCCAAATTTCC CCCCCAAACTCCCCAAGGGCAAGGAGAAGCATTTGGCAGATGGGGTGGCTGAGGTGGTGCAGATG TGTGTGCACTACCAGGACCTGCTATGG aCTCCCAAAGTGGCAAAGATCCAGGTGGCCTGGCCGATCACAGATCCTCTGGAGGTGCCCCTGACTCCCAGCACTGAACTGGCCTGTGTCCCCAGGCGGTTCACAGAGTGCTTCAGTCCTGGC TCACAGGGTCAAGAAGGCAGTGAGGACACAAACAGCCTCCCCTCCGTG CA CAGGCCTGTGAAGGCAACGGACATCCTCCTCTGGGAAGTTGGAAGAAATATCTC TGAACATCACCTGGCCTCAGGTGCCTACCCCTTAGATCTGTATCACGCCAACCCCTGTGGCGAGTGGGTCATTCAACAGAGCCTCACCTAA